The following are encoded in a window of Centroberyx gerrardi isolate f3 chromosome 1, fCenGer3.hap1.cur.20231027, whole genome shotgun sequence genomic DNA:
- the anxa2b gene encoding annexin A2b isoform X2 — protein MALVSEFLGQLTLAYGGECEPKFPTVVPARDFDPAKDAARIETAVKTKGVDEQTIIDILTRRSYEQRREIAFEYEKLAKKDLISALKAALSGPLEAVMLGLMKSTAQYDAFQLKASMKGLGTDEESLIELVCSRSSEELLDIKKVYKEMFKKDLEKDVAGDTSGNFAKLLLALVQTKRDEPSNVVDYEKIDQDARALYEAGVQKKGTDVAIWISIMSQRSVPHLQKVFDRYKSYSPYDMKESIKMEVKGDLEKSFLTLE, from the exons ATGGCTCTGGTGTCCGAGTTCCTGGGACAGCTCACCCTGGCTTATGGAGGG GAGTGCGAGCCCAAATTCCCCACTGTGGTGCCAGCGAGAGACTTCGACCCGGCCAAAGACGCTGCCAGGATCGAGACGGCCGTCAAAACGAAGG GAGTGGACGAACAGACGATCATCGACATCCTGACCAGGCGGAGCTacgaacagaggagagagatcgCCTTCGAGTACGAGAAGCTCGCCAAGAAG GATCTGATCTCGGCGCTGAAGGCGGCGCTGTCCGGCCCCCTGGAGGCCGTGATGCTCGGCCTGATGAAGAGCACGGCGCAGTACGACGCCTTCCAGCTCAAAGCCTCCATGAAG GGTCTGGGGACGGACGAGGAGAGTCTCATCGAGCTCGTCTGCTCCAGGAGCAGCGAGGAGCTGCTGGACATCAAGAAGGTTTACAAAGAGA TGTTCAAGAAGGACCTGGAGAAGGACGTGGCAGGAGACACGTCAGGAAACTTCGCCAAGCTGCTGCTGGCTCTCGTCCAG ACCAAGAGAGACGAGCCGTCTAATGTGGTCGACTATGAGAAGATCGACCAGGACGCCCGA GCTCTGTATGAAGCCGGCGTGCAGAAGAAAGGGACCGACGTGGCGATCTGGATCTCCATCATGTCCCAGAGGAGCGTGCCCCACCTGCAGAAAG TGTTCGACAGATATAAGAGCTACAGTCCGTACGACATGAAGGAGAGCATCAAGATGGAGGTGAAGGGAGATCTGGAGAAGTCCTTCCTCACTCTGG AGTAA
- the anxa2b gene encoding annexin A2b isoform X1, translated as MALVSEFLGQLTLAYGGECEPKFPTVVPARDFDPAKDAARIETAVKTKGVDEQTIIDILTRRSYEQRREIAFEYEKLAKKDLISALKAALSGPLEAVMLGLMKSTAQYDAFQLKASMKGLGTDEESLIELVCSRSSEELLDIKKVYKEMFKKDLEKDVAGDTSGNFAKLLLALVQTKRDEPSNVVDYEKIDQDARALYEAGVQKKGTDVAIWISIMSQRSVPHLQKVFDRYKSYSPYDMKESIKMEVKGDLEKSFLTLVECFENKQLYFASRLGDAMKSKGAKEKVLTRILVSRCEVDLMKIRTEFKKQNGKSLYQTITEHTKGDYQKALLSLCGGDD; from the exons ATGGCTCTGGTGTCCGAGTTCCTGGGACAGCTCACCCTGGCTTATGGAGGG GAGTGCGAGCCCAAATTCCCCACTGTGGTGCCAGCGAGAGACTTCGACCCGGCCAAAGACGCTGCCAGGATCGAGACGGCCGTCAAAACGAAGG GAGTGGACGAACAGACGATCATCGACATCCTGACCAGGCGGAGCTacgaacagaggagagagatcgCCTTCGAGTACGAGAAGCTCGCCAAGAAG GATCTGATCTCGGCGCTGAAGGCGGCGCTGTCCGGCCCCCTGGAGGCCGTGATGCTCGGCCTGATGAAGAGCACGGCGCAGTACGACGCCTTCCAGCTCAAAGCCTCCATGAAG GGTCTGGGGACGGACGAGGAGAGTCTCATCGAGCTCGTCTGCTCCAGGAGCAGCGAGGAGCTGCTGGACATCAAGAAGGTTTACAAAGAGA TGTTCAAGAAGGACCTGGAGAAGGACGTGGCAGGAGACACGTCAGGAAACTTCGCCAAGCTGCTGCTGGCTCTCGTCCAG ACCAAGAGAGACGAGCCGTCTAATGTGGTCGACTATGAGAAGATCGACCAGGACGCCCGA GCTCTGTATGAAGCCGGCGTGCAGAAGAAAGGGACCGACGTGGCGATCTGGATCTCCATCATGTCCCAGAGGAGCGTGCCCCACCTGCAGAAAG TGTTCGACAGATATAAGAGCTACAGTCCGTACGACATGAAGGAGAGCATCAAGATGGAGGTGAAGGGAGATCTGGAGAAGTCCTTCCTCACTCTGG TGGAATGCTTCGAGAACAAGCAGCTGTACTTCGCCAGCAGACTCGGCGACGCCATGAAG AGTAAAGGAGCGAAGGAGAAGGTCTTGACCAGGATCCTGGTTTCTCGCTGTGAAGTCGATCTGATGAAGATCCGCACAGAGTTCAAGAAGCAGAACGGGAAATCCCTCTACCAGACCatcact GAACACACTAAAGGAGACTACCAGAAGGCCCTGCTGAGTCTGTGCGGAGGAGACGACTAA